The genomic stretch AGGCCGTCGATGTTGCCGGAGGCCAGAGCCGCGGCGTACTGGGATTCATCCTCGATGATCATGATGTCCACATCAAGACCTTCTTCATCGAAGTAGCCGAGGTCCTTGGCAATATACAGCGGACCATAGCCGACCCATGTTGCATGGGCCACTTTGACCGGCGTTCCGGCAATGGCGTTGGATGCAAACAGCAGAACCGCGCAGAGGCTCAGTAAAATACGTTTCATGTCTCTCTCTCAATCAGTAAAAGTACAATTAAAAAGCGGCGCAAGCAGTGCTTGCACCATACTTTTGCCATCACTGCAATGTGTTGAACGGAATGGGGTAAATAAGACGGTTTCAGGCTAAAATCAATGTTTTTAACAGGATCTGAAAGCCTCTATAGGCAGAGAGGGCGGCGCTTGGAGGTCGTCCGGCCTTCGAGAGCGGGTCAGGTGTCTGTGTAACGGAAAGTCGTTACTTGTTCATCGGGAATGAGTTGCTGTAACGGTATCTCGTTGTGCTTTGCTTGATGCTTTTTGTTTTATGTATTTAATACAGTGACTTATCGTTTATTTGTTTTTGGCATATCTCTTGCCATTCTGATGCCTTTGCCGAGGCAAACAGGGAGGCGGAAGCGCTCTCCGTGTAGCCGGTCAATGATCATAACCAGAAGGATACTCAGCATGAAAAGAGAAACATATGCACCAACCTGTGGAACCTGTGACCCTGCTGCGGGTGGAGTACAGCAGAACCCCGATGCCGGGCCGAGGGCATCCTCTGTTTTCGGTCAAAAGGAAATCCACTGCGAAGTCTGTTCGCTCGGGCCTTGTACTATTACTGATGAAAAAACACGTGGGACCTGTGGGGCCAATGCCGATCTCGTGGTAGCCCGAAATATCCTTCGTGCTGCGGCCATGGATGCGGCAGACCACGGCGCTCGTGTCGGGCGATCCATGCTGGCGCTGAAACAAGCTGCTGATAACGAAATCAGCCTGCCTGTTGCTGGCTCGAAACCAGTCAGCGCCATGGCTACCGAATTCGGCTTTCCTATTAAGGAGCAAAGTCTGGAGACTCTTGCCGGACAAGTCGCCGATACCCTTTTCGAGGACATGAACCGCGTTGTGTCGACTCCCCACAAGGTGATCGATGCCGCCGCGTCGCCCGAGCGTCGATTGACATGGTTCAACCGGGACCTGCTCCCAGTGGGGTTGCCACACGAGGTTTTTGAAGCCCTGCACCAGCCCACGGTCGGTACGCAGGATGAGTGGCGCATGACGGTGGATCGGCTCATGCGACTCGGTATTGCCTTTTCCGTTGATGCTCTGATGGGCGGTTCCATTGCTCGGGACGCCCTTTACGACAAGCCGAAAAAGATAGTTGCCAAAGCCAATCTGAGTGCGCTTGATGGGGGAGCGGTGAATATCGCGATTCATGACGTATCCCCGGAATTACTCGATTGTCTCGTGCAGGCTGCCCGTTCCGAGGAATTCCGCAAGTCAGCGGAGCAGGTTGGAGCGACAGGGATTCGCTTGTATGGAGTTTGCCCCTCCGACTTGTCGTTGGAAAACGAAAATTGCGGGCTGATACCTCTTTGCAATGTCAGCGGTTCAGAAGTGGCGTTGTCCACAGGTGCGCTTGATTTGTGGTTGGCCGATAGCCGGTTGGTGCTCCCCGGAATCATGAACGTTGCCGATTGTCACAAGACGGTCGTCGCTACCGTTGGCGAGAAAGAGGGTATGGCAGGCGCCGAGCATTTCGGGGGCAATGATACTTCCGTTGAGATGGATGATCTGGCAGGGATGATTGTTTCGCGAGCTATCGAGAGCTTTGCCGGTCGACGGGATGTCAGGCGTGATGAAGAGCTGAACGAAGTCGTCGCAACTCTCGGGATCAGCCTGGATGCTCTTGATGCCCATTACGGCTGTCTGGAACGCGTTGCTTCGGCCCTTATCAACGGGCAAATCAAAGGTGTTGTCATCCTTGCAGGGTGTACGAATACCTCGGGTGCCGATGAAAAAACGTTGCTGAATGCCGTTGATTTGCTCCTGGAAAATGATATCCTTGTCTTTGCCAGTGGATGCGCGGCAATGCCGTTGGTGAAGTCCGGGCGTTGCAGTAAAAAGGCGCTCGACCGGTGTGGTGACAAGTTGCAGATGTTTCTCAAGGGCGAGCTGCCTCCGGTGTGGCATTTCGGTGAATGTGTCGATAATGCCAACGCCCTGCATGTCTTCAGAGAGATCGCCAAATATGCCGGTAATGCAATGAAGGACCTGCCTTTTGCGTACCTTTCGCCGGAGTGGTCTGGTGACAAGGGAGTGGTGGTGCCTCTTGCGTATCGCATGTCGGGTTTTGATTCCTATCATTGCGCTTCGGATCCGATATCAGGCTCCGAAGCGGTTCGACAGTTTGTCTGCGAAGGCGCTCGGGAGCTGGTTGGTTCAAGCATGAAATGGGACTCTGATCCCCAAGCAGTGGCTGAGATGATCATTGCCGACTTTGCGCAGGTGCGGTCTGATCGTTGCTGGAGATAGTATTCGTTAAGCCATACCGCGTTAATAAAAAAGAAGGCGGCCCGCGAATCTCGCGGGCCGCCTCTTGTTGTGTGACAGGGGATGAGGGGCTGGTTTTATAAGAAGGGTGATGTGTTTAAAGCAAGTGGCTGCGGCTTAGGGCAACTGGTTCGCTATTGTTTCTTGAAGATGATCAGCGGACAGTTTTTGCAGATATCTGCGCCGGGGAAGCCGTCGCCGGGGCGGGTGATGGAGCTGCTGGCAGCTTCGATGCGGTCCATGAGTCGCTGGAAGGTCGCTTTGAACTTGCTGCCCGGGATGATGACGTTGATCTCGCCGCGTTCGGTCTTGCCCGCGTTGTAGCTGCCGGAGCAGGCCGGAAGCATGTTGAATTCCTGCTCGATGAAGGTGAAGACGTTACCGCCGCATGCCGATGAATTCATCGTGATATTCGGACGCAACGGGTGGGTGTCGGTGGCGGCCATGTAGTCGACGGCCAGGTGATACGCCTGCATGTTGTCACAGTAGAAATGGATGGTGTCCGGCTGGAACAGGCCGTCGATGGAACCCAGCGGAGCCACTGCTATGCCGAGCAAGCCTTCCCAAAGCTGGTGCTTGGATTTGACGAACCGTTCGGCCTGATCAAGGTCCTGAACGTACTTTGCGTGTCCCTTGATCTCGGCATCGTCCTGCCCTTTCCAGCCAAAGCTGTACTTGGCGTTGGCACACCCCAGTCCTTTGATGTCCGAGTAGACGATCTGGCCCTGCATGCGCGCACCCAGTTCCCACTGACAGAAGGTCATGGGCTTGAGCGGTGTGTGGATTTCCGGGGCATCTTCCTGGAAGGAGGCCAGTTCTTCTTCATTGTAGAAAAACTTGACGGCTACCGGGTAGTGGTAAAGCCGAAGCTCCTTCATCAGTACGTCTTGCATTTCTTTATAGTTCAACGTGTTGTCTCCTTGGCTTGTTCACTCCCGCAGTACGAATCGGTGAGCCCAAGGTGATTGATGGCGTGAAAGCAAGCTCAGCCGACCTGCGGGAGTGAACCTTTGGAATGGAATACTCACTATGAGTGGTAGGCATTGAGCAAAGTGCATGCCTTGGGTGCTTATGCAGCGCATAAAACAACAAGGTCAACGGTAGATTTGTCTTAACTGTCTTGAATGATGTGTTTTTATTGGTTGGCAAAATGCTGGCCCGACTGTGTTCCTGTGGTTGGGATGGCTTGATACGCAGTTGTAAGAGGGTTTGTCTAACTGTTTTTAACGAAATGCCGTTGTGAGTATGACTGTTTTCCGTTGCAGCACGAAATTCCGGTGTTGATACGTTGATGGAATATATTATTAGCCTTTAAAATCAGTTGATTAACAAGTTTCAATGGCTGGCACGGCGATTGCCTTTGTTTACTCGATGTGTGCGATTAACAGTACCTTTTCACTCAACCGGAGCCGCGGCTGCCGTCATTGGTGTTGTGATAGTAAAACGTTTCGTTTACTCTCACGACATGTCGGCCGAGCGCACATTTCATTTTAGCAATATGGAAATCCAATCACTGCTTTTGGAGATGGGTGAACAGCGCTCGACCTCTTCCCTCTTTCGCCTCATCGTTGACCGTCTTTCCAGCTTTGAAGAAGTCTCCCTTGCCCGGATATGGCTCATCAAGGAAGGGGATATCTGCTCGTCATGTCTCATGGCCGAGGAGTGTCCCAGCAGGGAACTTTGCCTGCATCTGGTGGCCAGCGCAGGAAGTCCGGTGCACGACTCAGCCGACTGGGGTCGAATAGACGGCACCTTTCAGCGCTTTCCCATGGGCGTGCGCAAGGTGGGACATATTGCGGCCACGGGACTGCCTGTTGTGGTGGAGTCCATTCCTGACGATTCCAAATGGATTGCTCATCCCGAGTGGGCCAGAAAGGAAGGGATCAATGGTTTTGCCGGGCAGCCCATCCAGTTCCACGGCGAAATCCTTGGCGTGCTGGCCGTCTTCACCAAGACCCGTATTGAAAAGCCTGCCCTGGATATCCTGAACATCATCGCTAATCATACGGCCACCGCACTGGTCAATGCCCGGGCTTTCGAGCAGATCGAGGATCTCAAAAAACAGCTGGAAGCCGAAAATACCTACCTTCGCGAGGAGCTGGTTCAGGCCAGTTCTTACGGCGGGTTCATCGGTCGCAGCCTTGCCTTGCAGCGAATCATTCAGCAGATCGATCTGGTGGCACCCACCGATGCCAACGTCCTTGTTCAGGGCGAGTCGGGAACCGGTAAGGAAGTCGTGGCCCGTGAACTGCATCAGCGCAGCAACCGCAGTGACAATGCGCTGGTCAAGGTCAACTGCGCCTCGGTCCCCAAAGAGCTGTTTGCCAGCGAATTTTTCGGGCACGTCAAAGGGGCGTTCACCGGTGCCCACGCCAACAGGGTAGGCAAGTTCGGGACAGCCAATAAAGGGACGCTCTTTCTTGATGAAGTGGGTGAAATCCCCTTGGAACTCCAGGCGCAACTCCTTCGCGTCCTTCAGGAAGGAGAGTATGAGCGCATCGGTGAGGAAAAGGTTCGCAAGGTGGATGTACGCATCATTGCCGCCACTAATCGGGATCTGCAAAAGGAAGTGGAGGCCGGTCGATTCCGTGAAGACCTCTACTTCCGCTTGAATGTGTTTCCGATCACGGTTCCACCGCTTCGGGCCAGACGCGAAGATATTGCGCCCCTTGCCGAGCACTTTCTCAAGCGGTCCCTGCAAGCCATGCATCGTCCCGCATTGAAATTCCGTCCTGAGCAGTTGCAGCAGTTGCATGGCTATGACTGGCCGGGCAATGTGCGTGAATTGCAGAATGTGGTTGAGCGCTTCGCCATTTCATCCATTGCCGGAGCGCGTCACGTGGATTTGCTCAACGACTTGGGTGATGAGGTTACGCCATCTCCAGCCTCTCTTGATTGCGTGGATTCCGATTCGGTTTTGACCGAAGAGGAAATGATCCGGTTGCAGGTGCGCAATATCGAGAAGGCACTGGAACGCTGCAATGGCAAAATCTACGGGCCGGATGGTGCCGCCAACCTCCTTGGAATCAAGCCGACCACCTTGTCGACCCGTATCAGCAAGCTGAACATCCGAAAAAAACGGTAGGCTGCGTCTTTTTTTCTCTGGTTGCGCCGTTGATTTCTCTCTAAGTCTCCTGGACTGCATCAACAGTCTTGTCTTTCCTTAGCCATTCTCCATTGATTTGTGAAAATTCCCTCCTGAGGGGTGGACAAATTCCATCATGGGTGTGAAGGCTGCGGTGGTTCGTTTGTCGAAGTGAAAATGGAACACCGGCATGTGGTGCTTCTTTGAAGCTGCATTGCTTTCTGGAACAGAAAAGGATTGAACGGCATGAGGTTAGGAGAAAAAGTAAGAAGAAAGTTGGAAATGCCACTCTGGCAAACCGTATTGAGAGTGGGGACACAACAGATCATGATCGCGTTGGGGGCAGGGCTCTCTGCGTTTGCCTATGTGCTGTTTCAGTTGCCCTACAATCTGGCGGCTGGCGGTATATCAGGTCTTGGCGTCATCGTGAATTTCTACACCCAATTTCCGCCGGGTCTGTTTTACCTTCTGGCTAATATCCCGCTCTTCATTTTGGGCTTTTATACCCTTGGTCGATGGTCGTTCGTCTTTTCCTCGGCGCTCGCCGTCATTTTCTTTTCCATCGCCACGGAATTCTTCACCTACAATATGCCGGTGGTGCTGGGGGATTTCCCCATTACGGAAAACACGTTGCTCGCAACCATTTTCGCCGGTCTGCTGTACGGTGTGGGAATCGGTATTCTCTACCGATATGGTGGAACTATCGGCGGTACATCCATCCCGGCGCGTATTATCTATAATAAAACAGGCTTCCCCATGTCGCAGTCGTGTCTGTTCACGGACCTGCTGATCATTGTACTGGCCGGATTCGTGTTCAGTTGGGAGAACGCACTGCTGGCGTTCCTGGCCCTGTTGCTTTCGGGCATGGCATCGGATTTTGTTCTGGAGGGATCGAGCCAGCGTCGCAGCCTGATGATAGTGACCACCTCGCCGGAAGCCATCAAGTACGCCATGATGAACGAACTGCGAACCGGCGTGACCACCTGGAATGTGGAAGGCGGGTTCTCGGGAACGGAAAAGACCATGCTCTACTGTTCGCTTCTGCGCTCGCGAATCTATGATGCGAAACAGATCATTTATACGCTCGACCCAAAAGCCTTTCTTGTGGTGGGAATCTGTCAGCAGACCTGGGGTGGGTACACGCCGCCCAAATAGGTTCCATCCTGTCAGGGTATGAACCTGCTGTTTTCCTCGGAATGCAACTGGTACACCCACCAACCCCAACATATGGGTAACGCAATACCTTCAAAGAAGAAGCCCCTCGCAGATAGCACGCTGCGAGGGGCTTTGAAACTCCGATGCCATGTGTCGCGAGGTCCGGTGCGACGGCATACGGAGGTGTTCTATCAATCTGTTCGGAATCCTCGCTGGTTGCCTGTTGTTGAACAAGGCGAATCCCAACAAGCATCGAGAGCGTGGTGCCTCGGTGATTCCTGCCATGTTTCAGCGAACATTCGGAGCAGATTGTGAAGCGGGTAGGATAAACCCGGAGCGGGGGAGGTGCCCGCCCCGGGTGTTTGTGTGCTTGAGCACTATTGGATCATGTGTTTGACCTGGCCGAATCCGTATCGGGCCTGCTGGTGGCAGACCACGCCCTCACGAAGAGATCGGAAGCCTGCGGATCAGCTGTTTTGACAATCATCGGCATCGGTCCTTTCTTCCCTAGTACAACCCGGTGGGGTGACAGGAGGAGGTGGCGCAACCGGTCAGGTCCTTGTCGCCTTCGAATTCTTCGAGGTGACAGGAGAGACAGGAGGTTTGTTCAGCGCCTTTCACATGCATCGCACGGAAGTAGGACAACTTGCCCTGAGCGTCCGGGTTCACATCGGTGTGACAGTTGGAACAGGACTCGGGTTCGTCGGCCACTTCGTTTTTGTGGTGACAGGTGAAGCAGTCAATGTATTCGTGACTGGAGTGATTGAAAATGACTCCGAGGTTACGATCACTTTTTCCTGCGATATAGTTGATCTCAAGATCGTCTTCCGGGGCATCGATCGATGCGACCAGTTCGTTTTGAGCAAAGGCCAATACTGCGGTAAAACAAACACACAGCAAAGACAGGATGAATATTTTTTTCATTATATTTCCTTAGAGTATGTAAGTTTACGCTTTCGCCTTGGAGCCGAACCGACCGGCGAGCAGGTTGCGTCGGTTGACGCCGCTCTTGCCCTGTGCGGTTCTTACCATCTTGCTTCCGTCCACCGATGCGAGCAGATTGCCGTTGTAGTCTTCAGGCTGTGCGGTGCACAGGTAGATGACACGAACGGACTCGGGGTCTGCCAGGTACGCATCAGGGTTGGTCTTCTGCACTTCCTTCAGACGCTTCTCAGCAAGGGCGATCATGTCTTCACGATTGCCGAAGTTCATGGTGCCGGAGGGGCAGCTCTGAACACAGGCGGGAAGACGACCGGACTGCACGCGATCCAGGCACATGTCGCACTTGGACCACTGGCCGGTTTTCTCGTCCATGCGGGGTACGTTGTACGGGCACAACTCTTCACTGGTGACGGTGTCACCGATGGCTGTCGTGCGGCTGGTCATGACAACAGCGCCTGTCTGTGCGTCCTGCTCGACACCCTGGTCGCTGTACATGTTACCGATGTACTTGCAGGGCGGTTCGATGCAGTGGCGGCACTGCTCCGGGAAGAAGTTCCACTGGAGCTTGCCATTGGCATCGTGCGCTTCATGGAAGCGGACAAGGCGGATTGTCTGGAAGGACAGGTCCTGCGGGTTCTGGTGGGAGCCGACATTGCGTGTCTTTTCGGCAGGGAGGTTTTTCCACTGCTTACAGGCTACCTGACAACCGCGGCAGGCGGTACAAAGGGACAAATCAACAAAGAAGCTTTTACCACTCATTATTTATCCCCTTCCTTCCACTTGCGTACGTTGACCATGAACGCCTTGTATTCGGGAATACCGGTGTTCGGGTCACCAACGTTGGGTGTTACAATGTTTGCGGAATCGCCACCGTCCACAGGCATAACCCAGCCGTAGTGCCAGGGCATACCGACCATGTGAACGTCGTTGCCGTTGATCTTGTACGGCTGAATACGTTCGGTGACCATTGCGATGGCCCACAGGGAACCACGGACACTTTCGACAGTGACTTTCTCACCGTTCTCAATGCCGCGAAGCTCTGCAAGTTGCGGGCTGATCTCGACAAACATCTGCGGCTCGGTTTCCACCAGCCAGCTGCACCAGCGGGTCATGGAACCGGTCTGCCAGTGTTCGGTGACACGGTATGTCGTGCCGACGAACGGGTAGCGCGGATCACAGACGGCTTTTTCTTCGTCTTTCACCTGAACCGCTGTCGGGTTGTGAAGCGTTTTGGAGAACGGGTGTTCCTTGATGGGGCACTCGAGCGGCTCATAGTACTCAGGCAGCGGACCATCAGCGCGACCAGGGCCATAAAGCTGACCGAAGCCGTGTTTGCGCATGATGAACGGATGCTTGGTGCCGGGAGCCCAGCCA from Pseudodesulfovibrio profundus encodes the following:
- a CDS encoding anaerobic carbon-monoxide dehydrogenase catalytic subunit, yielding MKRETYAPTCGTCDPAAGGVQQNPDAGPRASSVFGQKEIHCEVCSLGPCTITDEKTRGTCGANADLVVARNILRAAAMDAADHGARVGRSMLALKQAADNEISLPVAGSKPVSAMATEFGFPIKEQSLETLAGQVADTLFEDMNRVVSTPHKVIDAAASPERRLTWFNRDLLPVGLPHEVFEALHQPTVGTQDEWRMTVDRLMRLGIAFSVDALMGGSIARDALYDKPKKIVAKANLSALDGGAVNIAIHDVSPELLDCLVQAARSEEFRKSAEQVGATGIRLYGVCPSDLSLENENCGLIPLCNVSGSEVALSTGALDLWLADSRLVLPGIMNVADCHKTVVATVGEKEGMAGAEHFGGNDTSVEMDDLAGMIVSRAIESFAGRRDVRRDEELNEVVATLGISLDALDAHYGCLERVASALINGQIKGVVILAGCTNTSGADEKTLLNAVDLLLENDILVFASGCAAMPLVKSGRCSKKALDRCGDKLQMFLKGELPPVWHFGECVDNANALHVFREIAKYAGNAMKDLPFAYLSPEWSGDKGVVVPLAYRMSGFDSYHCASDPISGSEAVRQFVCEGARELVGSSMKWDSDPQAVAEMIIADFAQVRSDRCWR
- a CDS encoding DUF169 domain-containing protein gives rise to the protein MNYKEMQDVLMKELRLYHYPVAVKFFYNEEELASFQEDAPEIHTPLKPMTFCQWELGARMQGQIVYSDIKGLGCANAKYSFGWKGQDDAEIKGHAKYVQDLDQAERFVKSKHQLWEGLLGIAVAPLGSIDGLFQPDTIHFYCDNMQAYHLAVDYMAATDTHPLRPNITMNSSACGGNVFTFIEQEFNMLPACSGSYNAGKTERGEINVIIPGSKFKATFQRLMDRIEAASSSITRPGDGFPGADICKNCPLIIFKKQ
- a CDS encoding sigma-54-dependent Fis family transcriptional regulator, whose protein sequence is MEIQSLLLEMGEQRSTSSLFRLIVDRLSSFEEVSLARIWLIKEGDICSSCLMAEECPSRELCLHLVASAGSPVHDSADWGRIDGTFQRFPMGVRKVGHIAATGLPVVVESIPDDSKWIAHPEWARKEGINGFAGQPIQFHGEILGVLAVFTKTRIEKPALDILNIIANHTATALVNARAFEQIEDLKKQLEAENTYLREELVQASSYGGFIGRSLALQRIIQQIDLVAPTDANVLVQGESGTGKEVVARELHQRSNRSDNALVKVNCASVPKELFASEFFGHVKGAFTGAHANRVGKFGTANKGTLFLDEVGEIPLELQAQLLRVLQEGEYERIGEEKVRKVDVRIIAATNRDLQKEVEAGRFREDLYFRLNVFPITVPPLRARREDIAPLAEHFLKRSLQAMHRPALKFRPEQLQQLHGYDWPGNVRELQNVVERFAISSIAGARHVDLLNDLGDEVTPSPASLDCVDSDSVLTEEEMIRLQVRNIEKALERCNGKIYGPDGAANLLGIKPTTLSTRISKLNIRKKR
- a CDS encoding YitT family protein gives rise to the protein MGTQQIMIALGAGLSAFAYVLFQLPYNLAAGGISGLGVIVNFYTQFPPGLFYLLANIPLFILGFYTLGRWSFVFSSALAVIFFSIATEFFTYNMPVVLGDFPITENTLLATIFAGLLYGVGIGILYRYGGTIGGTSIPARIIYNKTGFPMSQSCLFTDLLIIVLAGFVFSWENALLAFLALLLSGMASDFVLEGSSQRRSLMIVTTSPEAIKYAMMNELRTGVTTWNVEGGFSGTEKTMLYCSLLRSRIYDAKQIIYTLDPKAFLVVGICQQTWGGYTPPK
- a CDS encoding cytochrome c3 family protein yields the protein MKKIFILSLLCVCFTAVLAFAQNELVASIDAPEDDLEINYIAGKSDRNLGVIFNHSSHEYIDCFTCHHKNEVADEPESCSNCHTDVNPDAQGKLSYFRAMHVKGAEQTSCLSCHLEEFEGDKDLTGCATSSCHPTGLY
- a CDS encoding 4Fe-4S dicluster domain-containing protein, with the protein product MSGKSFFVDLSLCTACRGCQVACKQWKNLPAEKTRNVGSHQNPQDLSFQTIRLVRFHEAHDANGKLQWNFFPEQCRHCIEPPCKYIGNMYSDQGVEQDAQTGAVVMTSRTTAIGDTVTSEELCPYNVPRMDEKTGQWSKCDMCLDRVQSGRLPACVQSCPSGTMNFGNREDMIALAEKRLKEVQKTNPDAYLADPESVRVIYLCTAQPEDYNGNLLASVDGSKMVRTAQGKSGVNRRNLLAGRFGSKAKA